A genome region from Geitlerinema sp. PCC 9228 includes the following:
- a CDS encoding 2Fe-2S iron-sulfur cluster-binding protein, with amino-acid sequence MPKVTAQGKTFECPQGANLRQVLLENGVDVYNDLASTINCHGIGTCGTCTVAVEGDVSPAGWREKSRLNLPPHSPRKNRRLSCQTKVLGDVRVTKYDGFWGQGDRLRWTPEG; translated from the coding sequence ATGCCAAAAGTAACTGCTCAAGGAAAAACCTTTGAATGTCCTCAGGGAGCCAATCTCCGCCAAGTGCTGTTGGAAAACGGCGTAGATGTATATAATGACTTGGCTTCCACCATTAATTGCCACGGTATTGGCACCTGCGGCACCTGTACCGTTGCCGTGGAAGGAGACGTTTCCCCAGCCGGTTGGCGGGAGAAAAGTCGCCTCAATCTGCCGCCTCATTCTCCCAGGAAAAATCGCCGCTTGTCCTGTCAAACCAAAGTGTTGGGAGACGTGCGCGTAACCAAATACGACGGATTTTGGGGACAAGGCGATCGCTTGCGATGGACCCCCGAGGGGTAG